From Nevskia ramosa DSM 11499, the proteins below share one genomic window:
- the hcaB gene encoding 3-(cis-5,6-dihydroxycyclohexa-1,3-dien-1-yl)propanoate dehydrogenase, translating into MTWLNDNVALITGGGSGLGRALVERFINEGAKVGVLERNADSAAALERDFGDAVVTTIGDVGCYADNVSAVERTLARFGRLDTFIANAAVFDFFQPLVQYEGDTLDRAFDELFSVNVKGGLLGARAALPALVQSRGSIIFTLSNAAFYPAGGGPLYTSAKHALVGVVKQLAYELAPKVRVNGVAPGGMRTRLGGLASNGTAGMDVSQVEGFEQLVIGVTPLRICPQPADYCGPYVLLASRTNAGTMTGAIINADGGMGVRGLTQINGGEDL; encoded by the coding sequence ATGACCTGGCTGAATGACAACGTGGCACTGATCACCGGTGGCGGCTCGGGCCTTGGCAGGGCGCTGGTCGAACGCTTCATCAACGAAGGCGCCAAGGTCGGGGTGCTGGAGCGCAACGCCGACAGCGCCGCCGCGCTGGAACGCGACTTCGGCGATGCCGTGGTCACCACCATCGGCGACGTCGGCTGCTATGCCGACAACGTCAGCGCCGTCGAGCGCACGCTCGCTCGTTTCGGCCGTCTCGACACCTTCATCGCCAATGCCGCGGTATTCGATTTCTTCCAGCCGCTGGTCCAGTACGAGGGCGACACGCTGGACCGCGCCTTCGACGAGCTGTTCTCGGTCAACGTCAAGGGCGGCCTGCTCGGCGCACGCGCCGCGTTGCCAGCGCTCGTGCAGAGCCGCGGCAGCATCATCTTCACGCTATCCAACGCCGCGTTCTACCCGGCCGGCGGTGGCCCGCTGTACACCTCGGCCAAGCACGCGCTGGTCGGCGTCGTGAAGCAGCTGGCCTACGAGCTGGCGCCGAAAGTGCGGGTCAACGGCGTTGCCCCGGGCGGCATGCGCACCCGGCTTGGCGGCCTTGCCAGCAATGGCACTGCGGGAATGGACGTGTCACAGGTCGAAGGCTTCGAGCAGCTGGTGATCGGCGTCACCCCGCTGCGGATCTGCCCGCAGCCGGCCGACTACTGCGGCCCCTACGTGCTGCTGGCCTCGCGCACGAACGCCGGCACGATGACCGGCGCCATCATCAATGCCGATGGCGGCATGGGCGTGCGTGGCCTGACCCAGATCAACGGCGGCGAAGATCTGTAG
- a CDS encoding alpha/beta hydrolase → MKHAEGSFIGVKKQRIYHQSWLPAKPKATVVIAHGLGEHGGRYAEVAKVLNDIGCAVYAIDHRGHGKSDGVRAFVDKFANAVADMDQLVDLARRAQPTKALFLLGHSMGGALSLSYALKHGDKLNGLLLSGPAVALDGAPPFLGPLSKFLASIVPKLGMFAVDPSLVSRDPDKVADYASDPLNAHGKVPVRTLAEIVRFVEFLPAALPALKLPTLLMHGRDDKLAGVAGSQMVHDRISSTDKTLHIYDDLYHEIFNELPADRARVFKDMTAWLNARIPA, encoded by the coding sequence ATGAAACACGCAGAAGGCAGCTTCATCGGCGTCAAGAAGCAGCGCATCTATCACCAGAGCTGGCTGCCGGCGAAGCCGAAGGCGACGGTGGTGATCGCCCACGGTCTCGGCGAGCACGGTGGCCGTTATGCCGAAGTCGCGAAAGTGCTGAACGACATCGGCTGTGCGGTCTACGCGATCGATCATCGCGGCCACGGCAAGTCCGACGGTGTGCGCGCCTTCGTCGACAAGTTCGCCAACGCGGTTGCCGACATGGACCAGCTGGTCGATCTCGCCCGCCGCGCGCAGCCGACCAAGGCGCTGTTCCTGCTCGGCCACAGCATGGGCGGCGCCTTGTCGCTCAGCTATGCGCTGAAGCACGGCGACAAGCTCAACGGCCTGCTGCTGTCCGGGCCGGCCGTCGCACTCGATGGCGCGCCGCCGTTCCTCGGCCCGCTGTCCAAGTTCCTCGCGTCGATCGTGCCGAAGCTCGGCATGTTCGCCGTCGACCCGAGTCTGGTCAGCCGCGATCCGGACAAGGTCGCCGACTACGCCAGCGATCCGCTCAACGCCCACGGCAAGGTGCCGGTGCGCACCCTGGCCGAGATCGTCCGCTTCGTCGAATTCCTGCCCGCGGCCTTGCCGGCGCTGAAGCTGCCGACCCTGCTGATGCATGGCCGCGACGACAAGCTAGCCGGCGTTGCCGGCAGCCAGATGGTCCATGACCGGATCAGCTCCACCGACAAGACGCTGCACATCTACGACGATCTCTATCACGAGATCTTCAACGAACTGCCGGCCGACCGCGCCCGCGTGTTCAAGGACATGACCGCCTGGCTGAACGCGCGTATTCCGGCCTGA
- a CDS encoding sigma-54-dependent Fis family transcriptional regulator, whose translation MPIRPRSAASRPPKPGAGKRTAPSTTVRPSGLHFPNIRDIASHLHFSPDRGRIWLDDRRMVLLHAEAFHSLRKELVALVGVEAARGLVTRMGYVAGCRDAEFAKRARPQASSFDAFSVGPQLHALKGMAEIELLKFRMDVGAGILYSEFLFKDSFEDEAQLPAAPFGEQSACWMLAGYASGYASTFMGKRILVREVECRANGHAQCRAIAKPVEDWADPELDLPYLQPLPTEPSTRSPGRPRRTPRPQPSITTTALARGDGSGPVGGSAAFSTILHQINRVAATRATVLLLGESGVGKSLFAREVHDRSPRRAKPFVAVNCAAIPEELIESELFGVERGAYTGASVSRAGRFELADGGTLFLDEIATLSPTAQGKLLRVLQSGEFERLGSTTMRKVDVRVIAATNADLQDAIRRKRFREDLYFRLHVFPIVIPPLRERRDDIPLLVGHYLAKFSKLHERHLSGITPPALAALLAHDWPGNVRELENVLERAVILSDEGQALERSQLFAARASERGPDMMELGGDGDLVPTDIDDDSREQRLVDDFAARLIDSPAVSLPAAQDRVILAAWKKTGRNVSAAAKLLGISRAQLDYRLKKLQQGATPSKAPISKIKRKTTMRRTKK comes from the coding sequence ATGCCTATCCGCCCGCGATCCGCTGCCTCCCGGCCACCGAAGCCCGGCGCAGGCAAGCGCACGGCGCCATCGACCACCGTTCGCCCATCGGGGCTGCACTTCCCGAACATCCGCGATATCGCCTCGCACCTGCACTTCAGTCCCGATCGCGGCCGCATCTGGCTCGATGATCGCCGCATGGTGCTGCTCCATGCCGAAGCCTTCCACAGCTTGCGCAAGGAGCTGGTGGCGCTGGTCGGTGTGGAAGCGGCGCGGGGTCTGGTCACCCGCATGGGCTATGTCGCAGGCTGCCGCGATGCCGAGTTCGCCAAGCGCGCGCGGCCGCAGGCGAGCAGCTTCGACGCCTTTTCGGTCGGCCCGCAGCTGCATGCCTTGAAAGGCATGGCCGAGATCGAACTGCTCAAGTTCCGGATGGATGTAGGCGCCGGAATTCTGTACAGCGAATTCCTGTTCAAGGATTCCTTCGAGGACGAGGCTCAACTGCCTGCCGCGCCATTCGGCGAACAAAGCGCCTGCTGGATGCTGGCGGGCTATGCCTCCGGCTATGCGAGCACCTTCATGGGCAAGCGCATCCTGGTACGCGAGGTCGAGTGCCGCGCCAACGGCCATGCGCAGTGTCGGGCAATTGCCAAGCCCGTCGAAGACTGGGCCGATCCGGAGCTCGATCTGCCCTACCTGCAGCCGCTGCCGACCGAACCATCGACGCGCAGCCCCGGCCGACCCCGCCGCACACCGCGTCCGCAGCCGAGCATTACCACCACCGCGCTCGCGCGCGGCGACGGCAGCGGACCGGTTGGCGGCTCGGCAGCGTTCAGCACCATCCTGCATCAGATCAACCGGGTCGCCGCCACGCGCGCCACCGTGCTGCTGCTCGGCGAAAGCGGTGTCGGCAAAAGCCTGTTTGCCCGCGAAGTACATGACCGCAGCCCGCGCCGCGCCAAACCCTTCGTCGCGGTGAACTGCGCAGCGATCCCCGAGGAGCTGATCGAATCCGAACTGTTCGGCGTCGAACGAGGTGCCTATACCGGTGCCAGCGTGTCGCGCGCGGGCCGCTTCGAGCTGGCCGATGGCGGCACGCTGTTCCTCGACGAGATCGCCACCCTGAGCCCGACCGCCCAGGGCAAGCTGCTGCGCGTGCTGCAGAGCGGCGAGTTCGAGCGACTCGGCAGCACCACGATGCGCAAGGTCGATGTGCGAGTGATCGCGGCAACCAATGCCGACCTGCAGGATGCAATTCGCCGCAAGCGCTTTCGTGAAGACCTGTACTTCCGCCTGCACGTGTTTCCGATCGTCATTCCGCCGCTGCGCGAACGGCGCGACGACATCCCGCTGCTGGTCGGCCACTACCTCGCCAAATTCTCGAAGCTGCACGAGCGCCATCTGTCCGGCATCACGCCGCCCGCCCTCGCTGCCCTGCTCGCGCATGACTGGCCGGGCAATGTCCGTGAGCTGGAAAACGTGCTGGAGCGTGCCGTGATCCTCTCCGACGAGGGCCAGGCACTGGAACGCTCGCAACTGTTCGCAGCGCGAGCCTCCGAGCGCGGCCCCGACATGATGGAACTGGGTGGCGATGGCGACCTGGTACCGACCGATATCGATGACGACAGCCGCGAGCAGCGCCTGGTCGATGACTTCGCGGCTCGGCTGATCGACAGCCCGGCGGTCAGCCTGCCGGCTGCGCAGGACCGCGTGATCCTCGCCGCCTGGAAGAAGACCGGTCGCAACGTATCCGCCGCCGCGAAGCTGCTCGGTATCAGCCGCGCCCAGCTCGATTACCGCTTGAAGAAGCTGCAGCAAGGCGCGACGCCCTCGAAGGCGCCGATCTCGAAAATCAAACGCAAGACAACAATGAGGAGAACGAAGAAATGA
- a CDS encoding VOC family protein, whose product MAAISTLGYVCVSASNLDAWESFAVDILGLHAERRDGGRTLALRMDEYEQRILIAEGVDDDMVAAGWKFDTADALETFVLQLGKRGIRAERCDAALLASRRVERAYTCVDPDGMQHEFFYGPAYAPASRPFRSKVLLGRFVTGELGIGHYVSAAKDYAATIAFHEDALGLKVSDHIRAPLETPMGTIPFDGTFFHTETGRHHSFATAQIPFPKRIHHVMIEVSDFNDVGLAHDRCIAAGVPIMMGLGHHPNDGMFSFYCVSPSGFAIEFGSGGLVVDDNTWEVRTYSQLSDWGHKSPAH is encoded by the coding sequence ATGGCAGCGATTTCGACGCTGGGCTACGTCTGCGTGAGCGCCAGCAATCTGGATGCGTGGGAGTCCTTTGCGGTCGACATCCTCGGCCTGCACGCCGAGCGCCGCGACGGTGGTCGTACTCTGGCGCTACGCATGGACGAGTACGAGCAACGCATCCTGATCGCCGAGGGCGTTGATGACGACATGGTGGCGGCAGGCTGGAAGTTCGATACCGCCGACGCGCTGGAAACCTTCGTGCTGCAACTGGGCAAACGCGGCATTCGCGCCGAGCGTTGTGATGCGGCGCTGCTTGCTTCGCGCCGAGTCGAACGCGCTTATACCTGCGTCGATCCCGATGGCATGCAGCATGAGTTCTTCTACGGCCCGGCGTATGCGCCTGCATCGCGACCGTTCCGCTCGAAAGTGCTGCTTGGCCGCTTCGTTACCGGCGAACTCGGTATCGGCCATTACGTGAGTGCCGCGAAGGACTACGCCGCGACCATCGCGTTTCACGAAGATGCGCTGGGCCTGAAAGTCAGCGATCACATTCGCGCGCCGCTGGAAACGCCGATGGGGACGATTCCATTCGATGGCACTTTTTTCCACACCGAGACCGGTCGCCACCATTCGTTCGCGACGGCGCAGATTCCATTTCCGAAGCGCATCCACCACGTGATGATCGAGGTCAGCGACTTCAATGATGTCGGCCTCGCCCACGATCGCTGCATCGCGGCCGGGGTGCCGATCATGATGGGCCTGGGCCATCACCCGAACGACGGCATGTTCTCGTTCTACTGCGTAAGCCCCTCGGGCTTCGCGATCGAGTTCGGCAGCGGTGGCCTGGTCGTCGATGACAACACATGGGAAGTACGGACCTATTCGCAGCTCAGCGACTGGGGGCACAAGTCGCCAGCGCACTGA
- a CDS encoding wax ester/triacylglycerol synthase domain-containing protein: MSKPDNIDNAVLDELCAWGGPNEMSAFEAVMWLAEVDPRLRSTIVSVMELDRVPDWERFKADHRWLVNAVPRFRQKVVVPKGVGNPVWVEDPDFDLDYHLRRTRLPEPGSDRQMFDAGALIAMAPFDRARAPWEATLIEGLSGGRAAYVLKMHHATTDGLGIVQLMSRVFSRDRDADQRPEPAPVYGRKRAATAANLGFKALRKQLISLPRRAVEGAGQLGRQASAWIKYPEDAQTTMDYLSSAKRMLGIKPVAGSGLFKRRSLSWRMDGIEIPLVDLKAASKAVHASVNDTFLSALLGGFRLYHERLGVAIKEMPIGFPISLRVEGDAMGGNKFAGSQYAAPIAEADPVARIRHIQRFVRDTRAEPALDIMIRLMPVVTKLPISVVTKLTADFTTAQDAQISNIPGITYPVYFGGAQVTHLWPFAPVPGCGMMIAMISHNGRCCIGINSDRAAVTEPELLMECFREGLEEVLALGRPAPTAKAAKSSKETATDKS; this comes from the coding sequence ATGAGCAAGCCGGACAACATCGACAACGCGGTGCTCGACGAGCTGTGCGCCTGGGGCGGCCCGAACGAGATGAGCGCCTTCGAGGCGGTGATGTGGCTCGCCGAAGTCGATCCTCGCCTGCGCTCGACGATCGTCTCGGTGATGGAACTTGACCGCGTGCCGGATTGGGAGCGCTTCAAGGCCGATCACCGCTGGCTGGTCAACGCCGTGCCGCGCTTCCGCCAGAAGGTGGTGGTGCCGAAGGGCGTCGGCAACCCGGTCTGGGTCGAGGACCCGGATTTCGATCTCGACTACCACCTGCGCCGCACGCGCTTGCCGGAGCCGGGCAGCGATCGGCAGATGTTCGATGCCGGCGCGCTGATCGCGATGGCGCCGTTCGATCGCGCCCGCGCGCCCTGGGAAGCGACCCTGATCGAAGGCCTGTCCGGCGGCCGTGCCGCCTACGTGCTGAAGATGCACCATGCAACCACCGATGGCCTCGGCATCGTCCAGCTGATGAGCCGCGTGTTCAGCCGCGATCGCGATGCCGATCAGCGTCCGGAACCGGCGCCGGTCTACGGCCGCAAGCGGGCTGCGACGGCCGCCAATCTCGGCTTCAAGGCGCTGCGCAAGCAGTTGATCTCGCTGCCGCGCCGCGCGGTCGAAGGTGCCGGCCAGCTCGGCCGCCAGGCGTCCGCCTGGATCAAGTATCCGGAAGACGCGCAGACGACGATGGACTACCTGAGTTCGGCGAAGCGGATGCTTGGCATCAAGCCGGTGGCCGGCTCGGGCCTGTTCAAGCGCCGCAGCCTGTCCTGGCGCATGGATGGCATCGAGATTCCGCTAGTCGATCTCAAGGCGGCGTCGAAGGCCGTGCATGCCTCGGTCAACGATACGTTTCTCAGCGCGCTGCTCGGCGGCTTCCGCCTGTATCACGAGCGCCTGGGCGTCGCGATCAAGGAAATGCCGATCGGCTTCCCGATCAGCCTGAGAGTCGAAGGCGATGCGATGGGCGGTAACAAGTTCGCCGGCTCGCAGTACGCAGCGCCGATTGCCGAGGCCGATCCGGTCGCCCGCATTCGCCATATCCAGCGCTTCGTCCGCGATACCCGCGCCGAGCCGGCGCTGGACATCATGATCCGGCTGATGCCGGTGGTGACCAAGCTGCCGATCTCGGTGGTCACCAAGCTGACTGCGGACTTCACCACCGCGCAGGACGCGCAGATCAGCAATATTCCCGGCATCACGTATCCAGTCTATTTCGGCGGCGCCCAGGTCACTCATCTGTGGCCGTTCGCGCCGGTGCCGGGCTGCGGCATGATGATCGCGATGATTTCCCACAACGGCCGTTGCTGCATCGGCATCAACAGCGATCGCGCCGCCGTAACCGAACCAGAACTGCTGATGGAATGCTTCCGCGAAGGCCTGGAAGAAGTGCTGGCGCTGGGTCGCCCGGCGCCGACGGCGAAAGCCGCCAAGAGCAGCAAAGAAACCGCTACCGACAAGAGCTGA
- a CDS encoding enoyl-CoA hydratase/isomerase family protein produces the protein MSDPAIRYELRDGIARLTLSQPQRGNPFDLAFCAELRAHSIECDENPEVRAVLISAEGKYFSVGADLKWLAADREQLPRKLKTATADLHMAITRLSRCNAPVVLAAHGLVTGGATALTAMADFAIATRSARFYAAYSGIGFVADGGGSAFLPRRVGSRRAAEFVMLNQTWSAEQAASYGLVNRVVDDEALMAEAEALAAQLAAGPTRTYGELRKLLLATFDTSLDTQLEMEARAIAACAKTEDSWNAIQSVLAKQKPVFSGR, from the coding sequence ATGAGCGATCCGGCGATCCGCTACGAGCTGCGGGATGGCATCGCGCGGCTGACCTTGAGTCAGCCCCAGCGCGGCAATCCCTTCGATCTCGCGTTCTGCGCCGAGCTGCGCGCGCATTCGATCGAGTGCGACGAGAACCCGGAGGTGCGCGCGGTCCTGATCAGCGCCGAGGGCAAGTACTTCAGCGTCGGCGCCGATCTGAAATGGCTGGCTGCCGATCGTGAACAACTGCCGCGCAAGCTGAAGACCGCGACCGCCGATCTGCACATGGCGATCACCCGGCTGTCGCGTTGCAATGCGCCAGTGGTGCTCGCGGCACACGGCCTGGTCACCGGCGGTGCGACTGCGCTGACAGCGATGGCGGACTTCGCGATCGCCACGCGCAGCGCGCGTTTCTACGCGGCCTACAGCGGTATCGGTTTCGTCGCCGATGGTGGTGGCAGCGCCTTTCTGCCGCGTCGGGTCGGCAGCCGCCGCGCTGCCGAGTTCGTCATGCTCAATCAGACCTGGAGCGCCGAACAAGCGGCGAGCTACGGTTTGGTCAATCGGGTGGTCGACGACGAAGCGCTGATGGCGGAAGCCGAAGCCCTGGCCGCGCAGCTGGCGGCGGGCCCGACGCGGACTTACGGCGAACTGCGCAAGCTGCTGCTGGCGACCTTCGATACCTCGCTCGACACCCAGCTGGAAATGGAAGCTCGCGCGATCGCTGCCTGTGCGAAGACCGAGGATTCCTGGAACGCCATCCAGTCGGTGCTGGCCAAGCAGAAGCCGGTATTCAGCGGCCGCTGA
- a CDS encoding aromatic ring-hydroxylating oxygenase subunit alpha, with protein sequence MARDGATPEDSRHGWSADDIRKLVDVEAGTLDPRVYCDDALYQIELEQVFGRSWLFLAHRSQILKAGDYFTTYMGEDPVIVSRQKDGSVVAFLNQCRHRGMRLARLDHGNTRFFTCSYHGWSYDSSGKLVNVPMEKNGYCSKLVKADWGAVRVPRVEEYKGLIFGCWDAEVPSLDESLGDAKFYMDAMFDRSDAGTEIWGGVHKWVIPCNWKFASEQFCSDMYHAPLSHMSAILAVMPEGVPPEAVQWPTEGLQWRSENAGHGTGFHTADDQGQLLAAIVGPAVAEYLMESRPRVAERLGIPRTQAVNGAHMTLFPTCSFLPGINTLRVWHPRGPNEIEVWALAVVDADAPQAVKDQWGQGITRSFSPGGMFEQDDGENWIEVQRVLRGTKSRRQPFNLQMGIGNEQSDARFPGKLSYVFSEAAARGFYTRWARMMAGESHAELAAAHRPEVR encoded by the coding sequence ATGGCGAGAGATGGCGCTACCCCCGAAGACAGCAGGCACGGCTGGAGCGCGGACGATATCCGCAAGCTGGTCGACGTCGAGGCCGGCACGCTCGACCCCCGGGTCTACTGCGACGATGCGCTGTACCAGATCGAACTCGAACAGGTTTTCGGCCGCAGCTGGCTGTTCCTCGCCCATCGCAGTCAGATCCTGAAGGCCGGCGATTACTTCACCACCTACATGGGCGAAGACCCAGTGATCGTGTCGCGGCAGAAGGATGGCAGCGTCGTCGCCTTCCTCAACCAGTGCCGCCATCGCGGCATGCGCCTGGCGCGGCTTGATCACGGCAACACCAGGTTCTTCACCTGCTCGTATCACGGCTGGAGCTATGACTCGTCCGGCAAGCTGGTCAACGTGCCGATGGAGAAGAACGGCTACTGCAGCAAGCTGGTCAAGGCCGACTGGGGCGCGGTGCGGGTGCCGAGAGTCGAGGAATACAAGGGACTGATCTTCGGCTGCTGGGATGCCGAAGTGCCGTCGCTCGACGAGTCGCTCGGTGATGCCAAGTTCTACATGGATGCGATGTTCGATCGCTCCGACGCCGGCACCGAGATCTGGGGCGGCGTCCACAAGTGGGTGATTCCCTGCAACTGGAAGTTCGCCTCCGAGCAGTTCTGCAGCGACATGTATCACGCACCGCTGTCGCACATGTCCGCGATCCTCGCGGTGATGCCGGAAGGCGTGCCGCCCGAGGCCGTGCAGTGGCCGACGGAAGGCCTGCAGTGGCGCTCTGAGAATGCGGGCCACGGCACCGGCTTCCATACGGCCGATGACCAGGGCCAGTTGCTGGCGGCGATCGTCGGGCCGGCGGTGGCGGAGTATCTGATGGAGTCGCGGCCCCGCGTTGCCGAGCGTCTTGGCATCCCGCGCACCCAGGCGGTCAATGGCGCCCACATGACCCTCTTCCCGACCTGCTCCTTCCTGCCCGGCATCAACACCCTGCGGGTCTGGCATCCGCGCGGGCCGAACGAGATCGAGGTCTGGGCGCTGGCCGTGGTCGATGCCGACGCGCCGCAGGCAGTCAAGGATCAATGGGGACAGGGCATCACCCGCAGCTTCAGCCCCGGCGGCATGTTCGAGCAGGACGATGGTGAAAACTGGATCGAAGTGCAGCGCGTATTGCGCGGTACGAAGTCCCGCCGCCAGCCGTTCAACCTGCAGATGGGCATCGGCAACGAGCAGAGCGATGCCCGCTTCCCGGGCAAGCTCAGCTACGTGTTTTCTGAAGCCGCCGCGCGCGGCTTCTACACGCGCTGGGCGCGAATGATGGCCGGCGAAAGCCATGCCGAACTGGCTGCTGCCCATCGGCCGGAGGTGCGCTGA
- a CDS encoding NAD(P)H-dependent glycerol-3-phosphate dehydrogenase codes for MSRKIRIAVLGAGSWGTTVASLASRNTQTTIWARKADTADEINREHRNSAYLKGLPLCSRLLATSSLHEAVHDCDVLVVGVPSHSFRDTLRAVAPLLRPWVPVISLAKGLEQGSHMRMTEVINQELPGHPAGLLAGPNIAREVLQGMAAAAVLAMADEQVARALQPLFSSAVFRVYTNSDVIGCELGGPLKNVIAISAGMAEGLSVGENTRAMVITRGLAEITRLGVALGGEAETFSGLTGLGDLLTTCMSPLSRNRQVGEQFAKGRTTAEIVASMNMVAEGIKTSSVVMELAAQYGVVMPIAAEVAAVVKGEHGAVQAFRGLRRLAAGAENSAG; via the coding sequence CACGATCTGGGCGCGCAAGGCCGACACCGCCGACGAGATCAATCGCGAGCATCGCAACTCCGCCTATCTGAAAGGCCTGCCGCTGTGTTCGCGGCTGCTCGCCACTTCTTCACTGCATGAAGCGGTGCACGACTGCGATGTGCTGGTGGTCGGTGTGCCCTCGCACAGCTTCCGCGACACCTTGCGGGCCGTGGCGCCGCTGCTGCGGCCCTGGGTGCCGGTGATCAGCCTCGCCAAGGGTCTGGAGCAGGGCAGCCACATGCGGATGACCGAGGTCATCAACCAGGAACTGCCGGGTCATCCAGCTGGCTTGCTGGCCGGTCCGAACATCGCCCGCGAAGTGCTGCAGGGCATGGCTGCTGCCGCGGTGCTGGCGATGGCCGATGAACAGGTGGCGCGCGCGCTGCAGCCACTGTTCTCCAGCGCCGTGTTCCGTGTCTACACCAACAGCGATGTCATCGGCTGCGAACTCGGCGGGCCGTTGAAGAATGTCATCGCCATTTCCGCCGGCATGGCCGAAGGGCTTTCGGTTGGCGAGAACACGCGCGCGATGGTCATCACCCGCGGTTTGGCCGAGATCACCCGGCTCGGTGTCGCGCTTGGTGGCGAGGCGGAAACCTTTTCCGGCTTGACCGGCCTGGGCGATCTGCTGACCACCTGCATGAGCCCGCTGTCGCGCAATCGCCAGGTCGGCGAGCAGTTCGCCAAGGGCCGCACGACGGCGGAAATCGTCGCCTCGATGAACATGGTCGCCGAAGGCATCAAGACGTCCAGCGTGGTCATGGAACTGGCGGCGCAATACGGCGTGGTGATGCCGATCGCCGCCGAAGTGGCCGCCGTGGTCAAGGGCGAGCACGGTGCCGTACAGGCCTTCCGTGGCCTGCGCCGGCTGGCCGCCGGCGCCGAAAACAGCGCCGGCTGA
- a CDS encoding Rieske 2Fe-2S domain-containing protein codes for MLTPGKYDEAVLGFRNHWYPAMLSTDISEEQIVARTLLGEDILFKRVDGVVYAIADRCLHRGFKFSTKPECFTKNTITCWLHAFTYNLRNGELVAIPSAPDSRLIGKRALHAYPIREVNGMVFTFVGDLNPPPPLDDDVPPGFLDPDWYTVPAIDVLSDCNWRLAADSGFDPNHIFIHKDDAFLAALDRPFPIANRIRHGDSFHEIEERTGDGPKGLIDALGKAEPVFEFEFECDGEKGRMASKIPPNEMAHLAYGSIEGSIWLPGVLKVAPWPVLGMAHYEWYVPVNEKQHRYFIAWSKPTTDAAEKAAFHDEVINKWKPLGFDDFNATDLVANLGVEQGMEGQPYRSAENLYEGDGYTLVWRRLASKYNRGLQTRRGAKASSTGECL; via the coding sequence ATGCTGACCCCAGGCAAGTACGACGAGGCCGTGCTTGGTTTTCGCAATCACTGGTATCCGGCGATGTTGTCGACCGACATCAGCGAAGAGCAGATCGTCGCCCGCACCTTGCTCGGCGAGGACATCCTGTTCAAGCGAGTCGATGGAGTCGTCTACGCGATTGCCGATCGCTGCCTGCATCGCGGCTTCAAGTTCTCGACCAAGCCCGAATGTTTCACCAAAAACACCATCACCTGCTGGCTGCATGCGTTCACTTACAACTTGCGCAACGGCGAACTGGTGGCGATCCCGAGCGCACCGGATTCGCGTCTGATCGGCAAGCGCGCGCTACACGCGTATCCGATCCGCGAAGTGAACGGCATGGTGTTCACCTTCGTCGGCGATCTGAATCCACCGCCGCCGCTCGATGACGATGTGCCGCCCGGCTTCCTCGATCCGGACTGGTACACGGTCCCGGCGATCGACGTGCTCAGCGACTGCAACTGGCGGCTGGCGGCCGATTCCGGCTTCGACCCCAACCACATCTTCATTCACAAGGACGATGCCTTTCTCGCTGCGCTCGATAGGCCGTTCCCGATCGCCAACCGGATCAGACACGGCGACAGCTTCCATGAGATCGAGGAGCGGACCGGCGACGGCCCCAAGGGCCTGATCGATGCACTGGGCAAGGCCGAGCCGGTGTTCGAATTCGAGTTCGAATGCGACGGCGAGAAAGGCCGCATGGCCTCGAAGATTCCGCCCAACGAGATGGCGCATCTCGCCTACGGCTCGATCGAGGGCTCGATCTGGCTGCCGGGTGTGCTGAAGGTAGCGCCCTGGCCGGTGCTCGGCATGGCGCATTACGAATGGTACGTGCCGGTCAATGAAAAGCAGCATCGCTACTTCATTGCCTGGTCGAAGCCGACTACCGATGCCGCCGAGAAAGCCGCCTTCCACGATGAAGTGATCAACAAGTGGAAGCCGCTGGGTTTCGATGATTTCAACGCGACCGATCTGGTTGCCAACCTCGGTGTCGAGCAAGGCATGGAAGGGCAGCCTTACCGGAGTGCCGAAAATCTTTACGAAGGCGATGGCTACACACTGGTCTGGCGTCGCCTGGCCAGCAAGTACAACCGTGGCCTGCAGACCCGCCGCGGCGCGAAAGCGTCCAGCACCGGCGAATGCCTGTAG